In Acyrthosiphon pisum isolate AL4f unplaced genomic scaffold, pea_aphid_22Mar2018_4r6ur Scaffold_19586;HRSCAF=20275, whole genome shotgun sequence, the genomic window aaatattattattggttccCTATTGTCTATGTGCAAGTATCTTTGCAGGTAAACAGTTGTCAAGGTTGACACCCCCTAATGGTTAATACTTCCATACAATTGGTCCAACAATGGTGCGGTCAAGCTTGGCTTATCCCTGAATACCCTTTTGATACTTTGCACGACCTTGCTTAGATCACGGCGCCGGAACCTCCTTAGCTTATTGTCCTGTGTCAACACAAGAGGGCTCCCTTCCAGTTTTTctggtttatatttgtttaagctGTTTGATATGGCGCcggatactaataatatttcggTTTTGTTCATCATAGTGAACTCGAAATCCACTATGAAGAAACGGATCTGTGAACTAGAAATAAAAcactcataacattataattatttaaattctttatatatgtatattattattattatatatattttttcctgtttgtttttttttttattcttcgaaTAAGTGATTAACCGAAATAATCCGTCGAGCAATAACATCTTGTAGTATCTCCCCCACTTCTACACACACCGATCTCTCTGCGTTCGGTTGATTTATTACCGCGTGTATAAACGCCGTAACAGGTATCATTGCCCTGTTTAATACGTAAGGGTTCAACGGCATACTCATTTTTCTGTTCGCTTCTCTGACATGTAGTTTAAAACATCCTACACAAATTCTATT contains:
- the LOC107885851 gene encoding uncharacterized protein LOC107885851, whose translation is MSNQTPLSAEYPLTLQAIDFFEKLRDELLNGPHHQYIRRNRICVGCFKLHVREANRKMSMPLNPYVLNRAMIPVTAFIHAVINQPNAERSVCVEVGEILQDVIARRIISVNHLFEE